One Nocardia sp. BMG111209 DNA segment encodes these proteins:
- a CDS encoding cell wall metabolism sensor histidine kinase WalK: MRRTARNAALRSALVLAVVLLVAGVVLVVVDTRTGDQQMDAQLAQVAARVDDADDPPPGMAIGIGRVGRDSSVSDNAPASAAALLAGPAGYSSVRSGGVEYRALVVERSDRKVVVLVDTRPWEQRRHRVLVALLVTELAGLAAAAGAAVSLSRRAIRPMLDALAVQRDFVADASHELRAPLTVLHTRAQLLARRAAGAHLEPVWRDQLDGLVADTRALADIVDDLLLTAAAEHRTDRIEPVDLAVLCREVAGSVAAHAATLGISVEVVTDDSAAAPIADGIRPALRRAVLALIDNALHHEKRGGTITVRADRGGGEVTVTVRDTGTGLDPRDAAHLFRRFAHGDGHSTGTRPHGIGLALVQAVVEAHHGRITVDGAPGRGASFTLALPAVRDR; encoded by the coding sequence TTGCGGCGCACAGCTCGCAACGCGGCGCTGCGCTCGGCGCTCGTACTTGCGGTCGTCCTGCTGGTCGCCGGGGTTGTGCTGGTCGTGGTGGATACCCGCACCGGCGACCAGCAGATGGACGCTCAACTGGCGCAGGTGGCCGCCCGGGTCGATGACGCCGACGACCCACCGCCGGGCATGGCGATCGGCATCGGCCGAGTCGGTCGGGACAGCAGTGTCAGCGACAACGCGCCCGCCTCCGCCGCCGCATTGCTGGCTGGGCCGGCCGGTTACTCGTCCGTGCGGTCGGGTGGTGTCGAGTACCGGGCGCTGGTGGTAGAGCGCTCCGATCGCAAGGTTGTTGTGCTGGTCGACACCCGGCCCTGGGAACAACGTCGGCACCGCGTGCTGGTGGCTTTGCTGGTGACCGAACTCGCCGGCCTGGCCGCTGCGGCCGGGGCCGCCGTGTCATTGTCCCGGCGCGCGATCCGTCCCATGCTCGATGCCCTCGCTGTCCAACGCGATTTCGTCGCCGACGCCTCGCACGAATTGAGAGCGCCACTGACGGTGCTGCATACGCGTGCTCAGCTACTGGCCCGGCGCGCCGCCGGTGCGCACCTCGAGCCGGTCTGGCGTGACCAGCTCGACGGTTTGGTCGCCGACACCCGCGCCCTCGCCGACATAGTCGACGACTTGTTGCTGACCGCGGCTGCCGAACACCGGACCGATCGGATCGAGCCGGTCGACCTGGCGGTGCTGTGTCGTGAGGTGGCCGGCAGTGTTGCCGCACATGCAGCCACCCTCGGTATTTCGGTCGAGGTCGTGACCGACGACTCTGCCGCTGCCCCGATCGCCGACGGCATCCGGCCCGCGCTGCGCCGTGCGGTGCTGGCCCTGATCGACAATGCCCTGCACCACGAAAAGCGTGGTGGCACAATCACTGTCCGCGCAGATCGCGGCGGCGGCGAGGTCACGGTGACGGTCCGTGACACCGGTACCGGGCTGGACCCGCGCGACGCTGCGCACCTGTTCCGGCGGTTCGCCCACGGGGACGGCCACAGCACCGGAACCCGGCCGCACGGAATCGGCCTGGCCTTGGTCCAGGCCGTTGTCGAGGCACACCACGGGCGTATCACCGTGGATGGTGCACCCGGCCGGGGCGCGTCCTTCACCCTGGCCCTGCCCGCCGTACGTGACCGGTGA
- a CDS encoding response regulator transcription factor, protein MSISGTGAARVLLVEDDRALADLLVSLLTEEGYVVRVAENGQVGLHRGLTEQFDVLVIDRGLPILEGLQLLRALRDHGILTPTLLLTARGTVADRVDGLDGGAEDYLVKPFEIPEFLARVRALHRRHLATVPALPIGTRRLIPANRTVIDPAGAHRVVVLSERECALLETLARSPRQVFTRAQLLESVFDRADTDGTVDTYVHYLRRKLGRDAVDTVRGLGYRLGAR, encoded by the coding sequence ATGTCTATTTCGGGCACCGGCGCGGCGCGAGTGCTACTGGTCGAGGACGATCGTGCCCTTGCGGACTTGCTCGTGAGCCTGCTGACCGAGGAAGGGTACGTGGTCCGAGTCGCCGAGAACGGTCAGGTCGGTCTGCATCGCGGCTTGACCGAGCAGTTCGATGTGCTGGTCATCGACCGTGGACTGCCGATCCTGGAGGGACTGCAACTATTGCGGGCGCTGCGCGATCACGGCATTCTCACCCCCACTCTGTTGCTCACCGCCCGCGGGACGGTGGCCGATCGTGTCGACGGACTCGACGGGGGAGCGGAGGACTACCTGGTCAAGCCGTTCGAGATACCCGAATTCCTGGCCCGCGTGCGCGCGCTGCACCGCCGCCATCTGGCCACCGTGCCGGCCCTGCCGATCGGAACCCGCAGGCTGATCCCGGCGAACCGCACTGTGATCGACCCCGCCGGCGCGCATCGCGTGGTGGTGCTGTCGGAGCGGGAGTGTGCGCTGCTGGAGACGCTGGCCCGGTCGCCGCGGCAGGTGTTCACTCGTGCCCAGTTGCTCGAATCGGTCTTCGATCGCGCCGATACCGACGGGACCGTGGACACCTACGTGCACTACCTGCGCCGCAAACTCGGCCGCGATGCCGTCGACACCGTGCGTGGTCTGGGCTATCGGCTCGGCGCCCGATGA